Proteins encoded in a region of the Canis lupus familiaris isolate Mischka breed German Shepherd chromosome 1, alternate assembly UU_Cfam_GSD_1.0, whole genome shotgun sequence genome:
- the LOC484309 gene encoding leukocyte immunoglobulin-like receptor subfamily A member 6 isoform X3, translated as MGSSTSTLNLTVLLYLGLCWGPWDQAQAGTLPKPSIWADPGLMATKGSSVTLWCQTSLQADAYYLFKERVSGHFYMEISQDSKTKASYSIESMSTHEAGRYQCAYQSRKSWSQRSDLLTLVVTGVFGAPTLSANPGPVVASGVNMSLSCSSRYPWYSFHLLKEQGADVPQHLDLTILRERYRALFPVGPVNTSHGGTYRCYISQQSYPYSWSHPSDPLHLQVTGAYREPSLMAQPGSLVHSGDNLTLQCRSEAGFDRFALTKDEELRPAQHLDGQPSPDFPLDPVSRTHGGRYRCYSGHNLSSTWSAPSAPLDILITGIYPKPSLSAQPGPSVSWGENVTLQCRSEIWFNTFHLSKEGSLAPPQHLHLQDTAIPYEVNFTLNPVTSDHQGTYRCYSSHNSSPYLLSSPSDSLELLVSDGRNSNPLLHCMMVVRVRGECREPSM; from the exons ATGGGAAGCAGCACCAGCACCCTGAACCTCACTGTCCTTCTCTACCTCG GGCTGTGTTGGGGACCATGGGACCAGGCGCAGGCAG GGACCCTCCCCAAGCCCTCTATCTGGGCTGACCCAGGCCTCATGGCCACCAAGGGGAGCTCTGTGACCCTCTGGTGTCAGACGTCTCTGCAGGCTGATGCTTACTATCTGTTTAAAGAGAGGGTCTCTGGGCATTTTTACATGGAGATCTCCCAGGATTCCAAAACCAAAGCCAGTTACTCCATTGAATCCATGAGCACACATGAGGCAGGGCGATACCAGTGTGCATATCAGAGCAGGAAGAGCTGGTCACAGCGGAGTGACCTCCTGACCCTGGTGGTGACAG gaGTATTTGGGGCACCCACCCTCTCAGCTAACCCAGGCCCTGTGGTGGCCTCAGGAGTGAACATGTCCCTCTCCTGTAGTTCACGTTACCCATGGTACTCATTCCATCTGCTGaaggagcagggagctgatgtgccCCAACACCTGGATTTGACGATCCTTCGTGAGAGGTACCGGGCACTCTTCCCTGTGGGCCCTGTGAACACCTCCCATGGGGGCACCTACAGATGCTACATTTCTCAACAGTCGTACCCGTATTCATGGTCACACCCCAGTGACCCCCTGCACCTTCAGGTCACAG GTGCCTACAGGGAGCCTTCACTCATGGCCCAGCCGGGCTCACTGGTTCATTCTGGAGACAACCTGACCCTGCAGTGTCGCTCAGAAGCTGGCTTTGATAGATTCGCTCTGACCAAGGATGAGGAGCTCAGACCTGCCCAGCATTTGGATGGTCAACCCAGCCCCGACTTCCCCCTGGACCCTGTGAGCCGCACCCACGGGGGCCGGTACAGGTGCTACAGTGGACACAACCTCTCCTCCACGTGGTCAGCACCCAGTGCCCCTCTGGACATCCTGATCACAG GAATATACCCAAAACCATCCCTCTCAGCCCAGCCTGGGCCTTCAGTATCCTGGGGAGAGAATGTGACCCTGCAGTGTCGCTCTGAGATCTGGTTCAATACCTTCCACCTGTCCAAGGAGGGGTCCCTTGCTCCTCCCCAGCACCTTCATCTGCAGGATACAGCTATACCGTATGAGGTCAACTTCACCCTGAATCCTGTGACCTCAGACCACCAGGGGACCTACAGGTGCTACAGCTCACACAACTCCTCCCCCTACCTGTTGTCAAGTCCCAGTGACTCCCTGGAGCTCTTGGTCTCAG ATGGGAGGAACAGCAATCCCCTGCTGCATTGCATGATGGTTGTCAGAGTCAGAGGGGAGTGTAGAGAGCCCAGCATgtga
- the LOC484309 gene encoding leukocyte immunoglobulin-like receptor subfamily B member 3 isoform X2: protein MGSSTSTLNLTVLLYLGLCWGPWDQAQAGTLPKPSIWADPGLMATKGSSVTLWCQTSLQADAYYLFKERVSGHFYMEISQDSKTKASYSIESMSTHEAGRYQCAYQSRKSWSQRSDLLTLVVTGVFGAPTLSANPGPVVASGVNMSLSCSSRYPWYSFHLLKEQGADVPQHLDLTILRERYRALFPVGPVNTSHGGTYRCYISQQSYPYSWSHPSDPLHLQVTGAYREPSLMAQPGSLVHSGDNLTLQCRSEAGFDRFALTKDEELRPAQHLDGQPSPDFPLDPVSRTHGGRYRCYSGHNLSSTWSAPSAPLDILITGIYPKPSLSAQPGPSVSWGENVTLQCRSEIWFNTFHLSKEGSLAPPQHLHLQDTAIPYEVNFTLNPVTSDHQGTYRCYSSHNSSPYLLSSPSDSLELLVSAPAQASDQYLYILVGALVAFVLLLCLLVLFLVRQRHRGKGRKPAAAAAVPEDRGLPSSSPAATTQEENLYAVIKDTQPEDSQQDSQVAISEDQQDVIYIQLNHLTLRQETSASSPSQSEEPPEEPSVYAALAFY from the exons ATGGGAAGCAGCACCAGCACCCTGAACCTCACTGTCCTTCTCTACCTCG GGCTGTGTTGGGGACCATGGGACCAGGCGCAGGCAG GGACCCTCCCCAAGCCCTCTATCTGGGCTGACCCAGGCCTCATGGCCACCAAGGGGAGCTCTGTGACCCTCTGGTGTCAGACGTCTCTGCAGGCTGATGCTTACTATCTGTTTAAAGAGAGGGTCTCTGGGCATTTTTACATGGAGATCTCCCAGGATTCCAAAACCAAAGCCAGTTACTCCATTGAATCCATGAGCACACATGAGGCAGGGCGATACCAGTGTGCATATCAGAGCAGGAAGAGCTGGTCACAGCGGAGTGACCTCCTGACCCTGGTGGTGACAG gaGTATTTGGGGCACCCACCCTCTCAGCTAACCCAGGCCCTGTGGTGGCCTCAGGAGTGAACATGTCCCTCTCCTGTAGTTCACGTTACCCATGGTACTCATTCCATCTGCTGaaggagcagggagctgatgtgccCCAACACCTGGATTTGACGATCCTTCGTGAGAGGTACCGGGCACTCTTCCCTGTGGGCCCTGTGAACACCTCCCATGGGGGCACCTACAGATGCTACATTTCTCAACAGTCGTACCCGTATTCATGGTCACACCCCAGTGACCCCCTGCACCTTCAGGTCACAG GTGCCTACAGGGAGCCTTCACTCATGGCCCAGCCGGGCTCACTGGTTCATTCTGGAGACAACCTGACCCTGCAGTGTCGCTCAGAAGCTGGCTTTGATAGATTCGCTCTGACCAAGGATGAGGAGCTCAGACCTGCCCAGCATTTGGATGGTCAACCCAGCCCCGACTTCCCCCTGGACCCTGTGAGCCGCACCCACGGGGGCCGGTACAGGTGCTACAGTGGACACAACCTCTCCTCCACGTGGTCAGCACCCAGTGCCCCTCTGGACATCCTGATCACAG GAATATACCCAAAACCATCCCTCTCAGCCCAGCCTGGGCCTTCAGTATCCTGGGGAGAGAATGTGACCCTGCAGTGTCGCTCTGAGATCTGGTTCAATACCTTCCACCTGTCCAAGGAGGGGTCCCTTGCTCCTCCCCAGCACCTTCATCTGCAGGATACAGCTATACCGTATGAGGTCAACTTCACCCTGAATCCTGTGACCTCAGACCACCAGGGGACCTACAGGTGCTACAGCTCACACAACTCCTCCCCCTACCTGTTGTCAAGTCCCAGTGACTCCCTGGAGCTCTTGGTCTCAG CTCCTGCTCAAGCCTCAGACCAGTACCTGTACATCCTTGTTGGGGCCTTAGTGGCCTTCGTCCTGCTGCTCTGCCTCCTCGTCCTCTTCCTGGTCCGACAGAGGCATCGAGGCAAAGGCAGGAAGCCGG cagcggcagcagcagtgCCTGAGGACAGAGGCCTGCCCAG ctccagTCCTGCTGCCACCACCCAGGAGGAGAACTTGT ATGCCGTCATAAAAGACACGCAGCCTGAGGACAGCCAGCAGGACAGCCAG gTGGCTATATCTGAGGACCAGCAAGATGTGATCTATATCCAACTGAACCATCTGACCCTCCGACAGGAAACAAGTGCATCCTCTCCCTCCCAATCAGAGGAGCCCCCAGAGGAGCCCAGTGTGTATGCTGCTCTGGCCTTCTACTAG
- the RPS9 gene encoding 40S ribosomal protein S9, with protein sequence MPVARSWVCRKTYVTPRRPFEKSRLDQELKLIGEYGLRNKREVWRVKFTLAKIRKAARELLTLDEKDPRRLFEGNALLRRLVRIGVLDEGKMKLDYILGLKIEDFLERRLQTQVFKLGLAKSIHHARVLIRQRHIRVRKQVVNIPSFIVRLDSQKHIDFSLRSPYGGGRPGRVKRKNAKKGQGGAGAGDDEEED encoded by the exons ATGCCAGTGGCCCGGAGCTGGGTGTGTCGTAAGACTTATGTGACCCCTCGGAGGCCCTTCGAGAAGTCGCGCCTCGACCAGGAACTGAAACTGATCG GCGAGTACGGGCTCCGGAACAAACGTGAGGTCTGGAGGGTCAAGTTTACCCTGGCCAAGATCCGCAAGGCCGCCCGGGAGCTGCTGACGCTGGACGAAAAGGACCCGCGGCGCCTGTTCGAAG GTAATGCCCTACTGCGGCGACTTGTACGCATCGGGGTGCTGGATGAGGGCAAAATGAAGTTGGATTACATTCTGGGCCTGAAGATCGAGGATTTCTTAGAGAGACGCCTGCAGACCCAGGTCTTTAAGCTGGGCTTGGCCAAGTCCATCCACCATGCCCGTGTGCTGATCCGCCAGCGCCATATCAG GGTCCGAAAGCAGGTAGTGAACATCCCGTCCTTCATTGTCCGCCTGGACTCCCAGAAGCACATCGACTTCTCCCTCCGTTCTCCGTATGGGGGTGGCCGCCCAGGCCGCGTGAAGAGGAAGAATGCCAAGAAGGGCCAGGGTGGGGCTGGAGCCGGTGATGACGAAGAGGAGGACTGA
- the LOC484309 gene encoding leukocyte immunoglobulin-like receptor subfamily B member 3 isoform X1 → MGSSTSTLNLTVLLYLGLCWGPWDQAQAGTLPKPSIWADPGLMATKGSSVTLWCQTSLQADAYYLFKERVSGHFYMEISQDSKTKASYSIESMSTHEAGRYQCAYQSRKSWSQRSDLLTLVVTGVFGAPTLSANPGPVVASGVNMSLSCSSRYPWYSFHLLKEQGADVPQHLDLTILRERYRALFPVGPVNTSHGGTYRCYISQQSYPYSWSHPSDPLHLQVTGAYREPSLMAQPGSLVHSGDNLTLQCRSEAGFDRFALTKDEELRPAQHLDGQPSPDFPLDPVSRTHGGRYRCYSGHNLSSTWSAPSAPLDILITGIYPKPSLSAQPGPSVSWGENVTLQCRSEIWFNTFHLSKEGSLAPPQHLHLQDTAIPYEVNFTLNPVTSDHQGTYRCYSSHNSSPYLLSSPSDSLELLVSAPAQASDQYLYILVGALVAFVLLLCLLVLFLVRQRHRGKGRKPAAAAAVPEDRGLPRSSSPAATTQEENLYAVIKDTQPEDSQQDSQVAISEDQQDVIYIQLNHLTLRQETSASSPSQSEEPPEEPSVYAALAFY, encoded by the exons ATGGGAAGCAGCACCAGCACCCTGAACCTCACTGTCCTTCTCTACCTCG GGCTGTGTTGGGGACCATGGGACCAGGCGCAGGCAG GGACCCTCCCCAAGCCCTCTATCTGGGCTGACCCAGGCCTCATGGCCACCAAGGGGAGCTCTGTGACCCTCTGGTGTCAGACGTCTCTGCAGGCTGATGCTTACTATCTGTTTAAAGAGAGGGTCTCTGGGCATTTTTACATGGAGATCTCCCAGGATTCCAAAACCAAAGCCAGTTACTCCATTGAATCCATGAGCACACATGAGGCAGGGCGATACCAGTGTGCATATCAGAGCAGGAAGAGCTGGTCACAGCGGAGTGACCTCCTGACCCTGGTGGTGACAG gaGTATTTGGGGCACCCACCCTCTCAGCTAACCCAGGCCCTGTGGTGGCCTCAGGAGTGAACATGTCCCTCTCCTGTAGTTCACGTTACCCATGGTACTCATTCCATCTGCTGaaggagcagggagctgatgtgccCCAACACCTGGATTTGACGATCCTTCGTGAGAGGTACCGGGCACTCTTCCCTGTGGGCCCTGTGAACACCTCCCATGGGGGCACCTACAGATGCTACATTTCTCAACAGTCGTACCCGTATTCATGGTCACACCCCAGTGACCCCCTGCACCTTCAGGTCACAG GTGCCTACAGGGAGCCTTCACTCATGGCCCAGCCGGGCTCACTGGTTCATTCTGGAGACAACCTGACCCTGCAGTGTCGCTCAGAAGCTGGCTTTGATAGATTCGCTCTGACCAAGGATGAGGAGCTCAGACCTGCCCAGCATTTGGATGGTCAACCCAGCCCCGACTTCCCCCTGGACCCTGTGAGCCGCACCCACGGGGGCCGGTACAGGTGCTACAGTGGACACAACCTCTCCTCCACGTGGTCAGCACCCAGTGCCCCTCTGGACATCCTGATCACAG GAATATACCCAAAACCATCCCTCTCAGCCCAGCCTGGGCCTTCAGTATCCTGGGGAGAGAATGTGACCCTGCAGTGTCGCTCTGAGATCTGGTTCAATACCTTCCACCTGTCCAAGGAGGGGTCCCTTGCTCCTCCCCAGCACCTTCATCTGCAGGATACAGCTATACCGTATGAGGTCAACTTCACCCTGAATCCTGTGACCTCAGACCACCAGGGGACCTACAGGTGCTACAGCTCACACAACTCCTCCCCCTACCTGTTGTCAAGTCCCAGTGACTCCCTGGAGCTCTTGGTCTCAG CTCCTGCTCAAGCCTCAGACCAGTACCTGTACATCCTTGTTGGGGCCTTAGTGGCCTTCGTCCTGCTGCTCTGCCTCCTCGTCCTCTTCCTGGTCCGACAGAGGCATCGAGGCAAAGGCAGGAAGCCGG cagcggcagcagcagtgCCTGAGGACAGAGGCCTGCCCAGGAG ctccagTCCTGCTGCCACCACCCAGGAGGAGAACTTGT ATGCCGTCATAAAAGACACGCAGCCTGAGGACAGCCAGCAGGACAGCCAG gTGGCTATATCTGAGGACCAGCAAGATGTGATCTATATCCAACTGAACCATCTGACCCTCCGACAGGAAACAAGTGCATCCTCTCCCTCCCAATCAGAGGAGCCCCCAGAGGAGCCCAGTGTGTATGCTGCTCTGGCCTTCTACTAG